One part of the Arabidopsis thaliana chromosome 1 sequence genome encodes these proteins:
- a CDS encoding Haloacid dehalogenase-like hydrolase (HAD) superfamily protein (Haloacid dehalogenase-like hydrolase (HAD) superfamily protein; FUNCTIONS IN: phosphoprotein phosphatase activity; INVOLVED IN: biological_process unknown; LOCATED IN: nucleus; CONTAINS InterPro DOMAIN/s: FCP1-like phosphatase, phosphatase domain (InterPro:IPR011947), NLI interacting factor (InterPro:IPR004274); BEST Arabidopsis thaliana protein match is: Haloacid dehalogenase-like hydrolase (HAD) superfamily protein (TAIR:AT5G54210.1); Has 1363 Blast hits to 1358 proteins in 225 species: Archae - 0; Bacteria - 2; Metazoa - 285; Fungi - 300; Plants - 331; Viruses - 0; Other Eukaryotes - 445 (source: NCBI BLink).), whose amino-acid sequence MSLIENSCLEPESKTATLICGHFFVRYGICCNCRSTVDRDYGRAFDYLVHGLQLSHKAVAVTKSLTTQLACLNERKLHLVLDLDHTLLHSIMISRLSEGEKYLLGESDFREDLWTLDREMLIKLRPFVHEFLKEANEIFSMYVYTMGNRDYAQAVLKWIDPKKVYFGDRVITRDESGFSKTLDLVLADECGVVIVDDTRHVWPDHERNLLQITKYSYFRDYSHDKESKSYAEEKRDESRNQGSLANVLKVLKDVHQEFFRGGIEELDSKDVRLLLQEQHIAVSIKICSQNLSHQKQMSPFISGSNKHENVKFYKSQSMELDTITGTGSRVYSSSEEHCLVCT is encoded by the coding sequence ATGTCTTTGATTGAAAACTCATGTCTAGAACCAGAATCCAAAACAGCAACATTAATCTGCGGTCACTTCTTCGTCCGTTACGGAATCTGCTGTAACTGCAGATCGACGGTAGACAGAGACTACGGCCGAGCATTCGATTATCTCGTCCATGGGTTACAATTAAGCCATAAAGCCGTTGCGGTTACAAAGAGCCTTACTACACAACTCGCTTGCCTTAACGAGAGAAAGCTTCATCTAGTCCTTGACTTGGACCACACGCTTCTCCATTCTATTATGATTTCACGGCTTTCCGAAGGAGAGAAGTATCTATTGGGAGAGTCAGATTTTAGGGAAGATCTTTGGACACTTGACAGAGAGATGCTGATAAAACTTCGACCTTTTGTTCACGAGTTTCTGAAAGAAGCCAACGAGATTTTCTCCATGTATGTCTACACGATGGGGAATCGTGACTACGCTCAGGCTGTGCTGAAATGGATTGATCCGAAGAAAGTATACTTTGGGGATAGAGTCATTACCAGAGACGAGAGTGGTTTTTCGAAGACGCTTGATCTTGTGTTGGCTGATGAGTGTGGAGTTGTGATTGTGGATGACACTCGTCATGTTTGGCCTGATCATGAGAGGAATCTGCTACAGATTACCAAGTACAGTTACTTCAGAGATTATAGTCATGATAAGGAGTCAAAATCTTACgcagaggagaagagagacgaGAGTAGGAACCAGGGATCATTGGCGAATGTTTTGAAAGTTCTCAAGGATGTTCACCAAGAATTTTTCAGAGGCGGAATTGAGGAATTAGATTCAAAGGACGTGAGGCTGTTGCTACAAGAACAACACATAGCagtttcaatcaaaatttgcTCCCAAAACCTAAGCCATCAGAAACAAATGTCCCCTTTTATATCAGGAAGCAACAAACATGAAAATGTTAAGTTTTACAAGTCCCAATCAATGGAGTTAGATACTATCACAGGTACTGGAAGTAGAGTGTATTCATCATCCGAGGAACATTGCTTGGTTTGCACTTGA